The Arachis ipaensis cultivar K30076 chromosome B07, Araip1.1, whole genome shotgun sequence genome includes a window with the following:
- the LOC107608473 gene encoding protein STRUBBELIG-RECEPTOR FAMILY 6-like isoform X2 encodes MLDLSSNNLGGGIPYQLPPNMQRLNLAYNNFTGAIPYSVSDMTSLTDLNLAHNQFQQGLNVNFMKLSALSSLDLSFNLLTSDLLQTLSSLLGITSMYLQNNQFTGTIDVLANLPHYDIIGL; translated from the exons ATGCT AGACCTGAGTAGCAACAATCTTGGAGGTGGCATACCATACCAGCTTCCTCCAAATATGCAGCGCTT GAATCTGGCTTATAATAACTTCACTGGGGCAATCCCTTACTCTGTTTCTGATATGACCTCTCTTACAGACCT GAATCTTGCTCACAATCAGTTCCAGCAAGGATTGAACGTTAACTTCATGAAGCTTTCTGCCCTCTCTTCATT GGATCTCTCCTTCAATTTATTGACAAGTGACCTTCTGCAGACTTTGAGCTCACTTTTAGGCATTACCAGCAT GTATCTGCAGAACAACCAGTTTACAGGCACTATTGATGTCCTTGCTAATCTGCCTCATTATGATATCATTGGTTTGTAA
- the LOC107608137 gene encoding probable peroxygenase 5 codes for MAATSAAENRTLEGVGGGAEEKPIPLHENVMQKHAAFFDTNHDGVIYPWETYKGLREIGVGILLSIGGSLFINVSLSGSTRPGKFPSPLLPIEVKNIQLGKHGSDTGVYDTEGRFVPSKFEEIFIKHAHTHPNALTYDELKEMIKANRQPKDLKGRIGSFVEWHLLYKIGKDKDGLLQKETIRGVYDGSVFEILKKEHSSDKKN; via the exons ATGGCTGCTACTTCTGCTGCAGAAAACAGAACActtgagg GAGTTGGAGGTGGTGCCGAAGAGAAACCAATTCCACTTCATGAGAATGTTATGCAAAAGCACGCTGCATTCTTTGACACCAATCATGATGGTGTTATTTATCCATGGGAAACTTATAAAG GGTTGCGAGAAATTGGAGTTGGGATATTACTGTCAATTGGCGGTTCTCTTTTTATCAATGTGTCTCTCAGTGGCAGCACTCGCCCA GGGAAATTTCCATCTCCACTTTTACCAATTGAAGTGAAGAACATACAACTCGGCAAACATGGAAGTGACACCGGTGTCTATGATACCGAAGGAAG GTTTGTTCCTTCAAAATTTGAAGAAATTTTCATTAAGCATGCACATACACATCCAAATGCTTTGACATATGATGAGTTGAAGGAGATGATAAAGGCCAATAGACAGCCAAAAGATTTGAAAGGAAG GATTGGAAGTTTTGTTGAATGGCACCTCTTGTACAAGATTGGTAAAGACAAGGACGGACTCCTACAAAAAGAAACTATCAGAGGCGTTTATGATGGTAGCGTCTTTGAAATACTGAAAAAGGAGCACTCGTCGGACAAAAAGAACTGA
- the LOC107608473 gene encoding protein STRUBBELIG-RECEPTOR FAMILY 6-like isoform X1: protein MGTLPYGLQPLTSLTNPDLSSNNLGGGIPYQLPPNMQRLNLAYNNFTGAIPYSVSDMTSLTDLNLAHNQFQQGLNVNFMKLSALSSLDLSFNLLTSDLLQTLSSLLGITSMYLQNNQFTGTIDVLANLPHYDIIGL from the exons ATGGGAACATTGCCTTATGGATTACAACCCTTGACATCTTTGACCAACCC AGACCTGAGTAGCAACAATCTTGGAGGTGGCATACCATACCAGCTTCCTCCAAATATGCAGCGCTT GAATCTGGCTTATAATAACTTCACTGGGGCAATCCCTTACTCTGTTTCTGATATGACCTCTCTTACAGACCT GAATCTTGCTCACAATCAGTTCCAGCAAGGATTGAACGTTAACTTCATGAAGCTTTCTGCCCTCTCTTCATT GGATCTCTCCTTCAATTTATTGACAAGTGACCTTCTGCAGACTTTGAGCTCACTTTTAGGCATTACCAGCAT GTATCTGCAGAACAACCAGTTTACAGGCACTATTGATGTCCTTGCTAATCTGCCTCATTATGATATCATTGGTTTGTAA
- the LOC107608473 gene encoding protein STRUBBELIG-RECEPTOR FAMILY 6-like isoform X3: protein MGTLPYGLQPLTSLTNPDLSSNNLGGGIPYQLPPNMQRLNLAYNNFTGAIPYSVSDMTSLTDLNLAHNQFQQGLNVNFMKLSALSSLYLQNNQFTGTIDVLANLPHYDIIGL from the exons ATGGGAACATTGCCTTATGGATTACAACCCTTGACATCTTTGACCAACCC AGACCTGAGTAGCAACAATCTTGGAGGTGGCATACCATACCAGCTTCCTCCAAATATGCAGCGCTT GAATCTGGCTTATAATAACTTCACTGGGGCAATCCCTTACTCTGTTTCTGATATGACCTCTCTTACAGACCT GAATCTTGCTCACAATCAGTTCCAGCAAGGATTGAACGTTAACTTCATGAAGCTTTCTGCCCTCTCTTCATT GTATCTGCAGAACAACCAGTTTACAGGCACTATTGATGTCCTTGCTAATCTGCCTCATTATGATATCATTGGTTTGTAA